GCTCGAACACGCCCGCCACCACGAACGGGCGCGGCTGGGCAGAACCCGCTAGCGCACGGACGCGCACGGTGTCGCCCACGGCCACGGGTATCGCTTCCGCCAGCCGCCGCTCCACCAGCATCCCGGGCGCGGGTTGAACCACGACGGCCTGCAGCGCCGCCGCCACCAGCATCATCGAGATCAAGCTTGCTCCTGTAGCGTCACGGAGGCAGCGATCCTATGCAAAGCTGATGCGACGGCGCCGGGGTCGCATCTCATCGCCAGTGTTGTGTTCGGTGCACTTTCGGTTACTATGCCATCATGTGTTAACATCATGTGTAACCTGCTGACCTCGTTCCGGTGGCGTCGCATGGGCCAGAAGAGCAACATCGAGTGGACGGACGCAACGTGGAACCCCACGACGGGGTGCACGAAGCTCACCGCCGGATGCGACAACTGCTACGCGCACACGCTGGCGCACGGCCGGCTCGCCGACATCTACGTCAGCCGCCTGCCGGTGGTCGACACGCCCCAGACGCGGGCAGACCCGTTCGCGGTTCGGCTCTGGGACAGCCGCCTGGACGAGCCCGCGAAGTGGCGCAGCCCGCGCATGGTTTTCGTGAACTCGATGTCCGACCTGTTCCACGTGGATGTGCCCGACGCATTTACGCGGCGTATCTTCGAGGTCATGCTGCGCGTCGAGCGCCACACGTACCAGGTGCTTACGAAGCGCCCGGCGCGGATGGCGCGCTTCGTCCGCATGAACGCCGACCTCTTTCCGGATGGGGAAGTTCCCGCTCACATCTGGATGGGCACGAGCATCGAGGACGATCGCGTGCTGTTCCGCGCGGATCACCTCCGCGCCGTTCCCGCCGCGGTGCGCTTCCTGTCGTGCGAGCCGCTGCTGGGCTCGCTCGCGGGCCTGGCCCTGCACGGAATTCACTGGGTGATCGCGGGAGGCGAGAGCGGGATCGGGTATCGCAAGATGGAGCCGGACTGGGTTCGTGGGCTCCGCGACCTGTGCGTGGGCGAGGGCGTCGCGTTCTTCTTCAAGCAGTGGGGCGGGCGCACGCCCAAGGCGGGCGGGCGAGAGCTGGATGGTGAAGCGTGGGACCAGCTGCCGTTCATTGCGGCCGTCGTTGCAGGGGCATAGGCGGACTACAGGCCCAGGGTGCCCTGCGTATCCGAGTACTTCATGGTCTGACGCCAGAAGTGATAGCCACGCTCGCTCTTGCTGAAGAAGAGCAGGTAGTACAGCGGCACCTGCCCTGATTCCGTCCTCACCCGATACACGTCGCTGTCCATCAGGCGCTGATAGCCGATCCGCTCCATCGCCGCGCGGTATTGCAGCATCAGAAACTGCTGAAAGCCGGTTCCGCGCTGCTTCGCCGCACGCCATTTCTCTCGCCACTCCGGGTCGCCCAGCAGCCGCTCCACCTTCGTGCTCCCCGGATTCACGTAGTTCGCCTCGTTCCGCTGCCCATCCATCTGCGCCGCGAGCAGGATCAGGAAATCCATCCGGTTCCCCGCGGCGAGCCGCTCGACGATGCCGAAGTCGAACGAGAGGTCGTACGGGTCGGCGAA
This sequence is a window from Longimicrobium sp.. Protein-coding genes within it:
- a CDS encoding phage Gp37/Gp68 family protein, encoding MGQKSNIEWTDATWNPTTGCTKLTAGCDNCYAHTLAHGRLADIYVSRLPVVDTPQTRADPFAVRLWDSRLDEPAKWRSPRMVFVNSMSDLFHVDVPDAFTRRIFEVMLRVERHTYQVLTKRPARMARFVRMNADLFPDGEVPAHIWMGTSIEDDRVLFRADHLRAVPAAVRFLSCEPLLGSLAGLALHGIHWVIAGGESGIGYRKMEPDWVRGLRDLCVGEGVAFFFKQWGGRTPKAGGRELDGEAWDQLPFIAAVVAGA
- the tcmP gene encoding three-Cys-motif partner protein TcmP; the encoded protein is MDIYDKLPEATPDELHTPSVGEWGRQKYLRLWTYATIFARGMKHRYRHRVYIDLFAGAGKAAIRETGEIVLGSPLLALSMPDPFTKYIFCDDDEERVAALEARVARDYAWADCTIIHAPAVSAIPQIRAALPSDSSVLSFCFADPYDLSFDFGIVERLAAGNRMDFLILLAAQMDGQRNEANYVNPGSTKVERLLGDPEWREKWRAAKQRGTGFQQFLMLQYRAAMERIGYQRLMDSDVYRVRTESGQVPLYYLLFFSKSERGYHFWRQTMKYSDTQGTLGL